One Bradyrhizobium sp. ISRA464 genomic window carries:
- a CDS encoding citrate synthase family protein, with protein sequence MKKSAELYLSAREAAAELAISPATLYAYVSRGLIRSEPSPDSRSHRYRAEDIRDLKERRAPSPEPRGLRNFDVDLLVMDSAIATITEQGPIYRGVNCVDLAERDTLEHTATLLWDVTDVDPFAPDNCPHVSDEMRMIAEAARRAAPIDRTVAVLALATSADPGAFTRAPDGRALVGARILRLLVATMLNARTSAEPLHQQVARVWAPDNKHAPDLIRRALVLLADHELNASTFTARCAASTGLNLYDAVIAGLVALKGPKHGGAGVLASHLVKTLIDNDVAPVIRERVALGERFAGFGHGVYKKGDPRAISLLEALTRAGAPRKFTKEVPERIAEATGEFVNIDYALAVLVHSLRMPAGSELALFAMARSVGWIAHASEQLQHGKLIRPRARYVGPAPGRSGTTNSL encoded by the coding sequence ATGAAAAAATCTGCTGAACTATACCTCTCCGCCCGGGAAGCTGCCGCCGAACTCGCGATCTCGCCGGCCACCCTTTACGCCTATGTCAGCCGCGGCCTGATCCGCTCCGAGCCGTCGCCGGATTCGCGCAGCCACCGCTACCGCGCCGAGGACATCAGGGACTTGAAGGAGCGCCGCGCGCCGTCGCCGGAGCCGCGGGGGTTGCGCAATTTCGACGTGGACCTGCTGGTGATGGATTCGGCGATCGCGACCATCACCGAACAGGGTCCGATCTATCGCGGCGTCAACTGCGTCGATCTCGCCGAGCGCGATACGCTGGAGCACACCGCGACGCTGCTATGGGACGTCACGGACGTCGATCCGTTCGCGCCCGACAACTGCCCGCATGTCTCGGACGAAATGCGTATGATTGCGGAGGCGGCGCGTCGCGCGGCGCCGATCGACCGGACCGTCGCGGTGCTGGCGCTCGCGACAAGCGCCGATCCCGGAGCCTTCACCCGCGCCCCAGACGGCCGCGCGCTGGTCGGTGCCCGGATCTTGCGGCTCCTCGTCGCGACCATGCTGAACGCGAGAACATCGGCAGAGCCTTTGCATCAGCAGGTGGCCCGGGTCTGGGCGCCCGACAACAAGCACGCGCCCGATCTGATCCGCCGCGCGCTGGTGCTGCTCGCCGACCACGAACTGAATGCCTCGACCTTCACCGCGCGCTGTGCGGCGTCGACCGGCCTCAATCTCTACGACGCTGTCATCGCGGGTCTCGTGGCGCTCAAGGGCCCGAAACATGGCGGTGCCGGCGTGCTGGCCTCGCATCTGGTCAAGACGCTGATCGACAACGACGTCGCCCCGGTGATCCGCGAGCGTGTCGCGCTCGGCGAACGCTTCGCGGGCTTCGGCCACGGCGTCTACAAGAAGGGCGACCCGCGCGCGATCTCGCTGCTCGAGGCGCTGACCCGCGCCGGCGCGCCACGCAAGTTCACGAAGGAGGTGCCGGAGCGGATCGCGGAGGCGACCGGCGAGTTCGTGAACATTGATTATGCACTCGCCGTGCTGGTGCATTCCTTGCGGATGCCCGCCGGCAGCGAGCTTGCGCTGTTTGCGATGGCCCGCAGCGTCGGCTGGATCGCGCATGCCAGCGAACAATTGCAGCATGGCAAGCTGATCCGCCCTCGCGCGCGCTACGTCGGCCCGGCCCCTGGGCGGAGCGGCACGACCAACAGCCTTTAG